In Archangium violaceum, the following are encoded in one genomic region:
- a CDS encoding superoxide dismutase family protein: MKTQIDPVLRGTLLAAVLALSACASMQASTTLESKSGSTVIGNATFSEDGDQVTLQLDVTGASPGAHGAHIHELGDCSAADASSAGGHWNPTTKVHGTPNPEHHLGDLGNIQIGQDGKGTLKLSKEEWTLGDGASTDVVGKALVIHAGEDDLQTDPAGASGARQACGVISKQ, from the coding sequence ATGAAGACCCAGATTGATCCCGTCCTGCGCGGTACCCTTCTCGCGGCGGTGCTCGCCCTTTCGGCCTGCGCGAGCATGCAGGCCAGCACCACCCTGGAGAGCAAGAGCGGCAGCACCGTCATCGGGAACGCCACGTTCAGCGAGGACGGGGATCAGGTGACGTTGCAGCTGGATGTCACGGGAGCCAGCCCGGGCGCGCATGGTGCGCACATCCACGAGCTGGGGGACTGCAGCGCCGCCGACGCCTCCAGCGCGGGCGGGCACTGGAACCCGACCACCAAGGTCCACGGAACTCCCAATCCGGAGCACCACCTGGGCGATCTGGGCAACATCCAGATCGGCCAGGACGGCAAGGGCACGCTGAAGCTCTCCAAGGAGGAGTGGACGCTCGGTGACGGTGCCAGCACGGACGTGGTGGGCAAGGCGCTCGTCATCCACGCGGGCGAGGATGATCTCCAGACGGATCCCGCGGGCGCCTCGGGTGCCCGTCAGGCGTGCGGCGTCATCTCGAAGCAGTAG
- a CDS encoding glycoside hydrolase family 25 protein gives MSSLMDGMRPLSMLGSVVLLVACSSPAAPPQAQAVVPAASPSPTRVAPAAPPAVTGATQEKEASKIQQASATQEARVQGIDVSHYQPTVDWDTVKSSTAFVFVKATDSTGVVDSHFSSHWSGAKKVGLPRGAYHFFHPKHDVDQQVTNFTQHLKNDPGELPPVVDVEEFKNEYQAFTCEQLAGMMQRFSQGVEKALGRKPMIYTNHQTWRTSFCDHPYFNDHPLWLAQYTGHPSQEPKLPPGWNSWLFWQYSESGKVVGIPGAVDQSYFNGSAHDLKALSSTRMPGEGRLAADQ, from the coding sequence ATGTCTTCGTTGATGGATGGAATGAGACCGCTGTCGATGCTGGGATCCGTGGTGCTGCTCGTGGCCTGCTCGTCCCCCGCCGCTCCACCCCAGGCGCAGGCGGTGGTCCCCGCGGCATCTCCCTCCCCCACCCGTGTCGCGCCGGCCGCGCCTCCCGCCGTCACCGGGGCCACGCAGGAGAAGGAGGCCAGCAAGATCCAGCAGGCCAGCGCGACCCAGGAGGCACGGGTGCAAGGCATCGATGTCTCCCACTACCAGCCGACGGTGGACTGGGACACCGTGAAGTCCTCCACCGCCTTCGTCTTCGTCAAGGCAACGGACTCCACGGGCGTGGTGGACTCGCACTTCAGCTCGCACTGGAGCGGGGCCAAGAAGGTGGGACTGCCCCGGGGCGCCTACCACTTCTTCCATCCGAAGCATGACGTGGATCAGCAGGTCACCAACTTCACCCAACACCTCAAGAACGACCCGGGAGAGCTCCCCCCCGTGGTGGACGTGGAGGAGTTCAAGAACGAGTACCAGGCCTTCACGTGCGAGCAGCTCGCAGGGATGATGCAGCGCTTCTCCCAAGGGGTGGAGAAGGCGCTGGGGCGCAAGCCGATGATCTACACGAACCACCAGACCTGGCGGACGAGCTTCTGTGATCACCCCTACTTCAACGACCACCCCCTGTGGCTCGCTCAATACACAGGCCACCCCTCGCAGGAGCCGAAGCTGCCTCCGGGCTGGAACAGCTGGCTCTTCTGGCAGTACTCCGAGAGCGGCAAGGTGGTCGGGATTCCCGGAGCGGTGGACCAGAGCTATTTCAACGGCTCCGCGCACGACCTGAAGGCCCTCTCGAGCACCAGGATGCCCGGCGAGGGGCGCCTCGCCGCTGATCAATGA
- a CDS encoding carotenoid oxygenase family protein — MIKLQDDAHRLGVRARSWNNALLARPGDLDLSIEASRIEGRVPAALTRGRLLSNGPGWTKVGDRLAHPFDGHGYVRAFSFEADGSVRLRARFVDTPTYREELSAGRLVRRGLGTNPSPHFWKNIVATRARNVANTTVQRWSGKLLAAWEGGAPYSLDADSLETHGEETFGGVIAGQATLAHMKLDEAMKRLVTCSVKLGRTTSLTFREFDEAGKLVHTRDVDLPSSLFIHDFVITPHWYGLFSNLLSMKFGTLGRVLLGGATLVEAITTDLEAPGALYLVPRTSDAPLRTVTLPDRAFAVHYGNAFERDGAVYLDACLSPDIDFASAFGFQGPTVPIDPARPDADEPGRLFRVVVQDGADRGTWTQLAPHGLDFPRVHPAHDGRETPVLFGAARAALKHGAPFDSVVRKDLMDLERPADVWTAPENVFVGEPIFAPAAEREDEGHLLAMLYDGLREVSTLAIFDAKSLSSGPVARIPMPLMPYAFHGAWDEPAGS, encoded by the coding sequence ATGATCAAGCTTCAAGATGATGCCCACCGCCTGGGCGTCCGCGCTCGATCCTGGAACAACGCGCTGCTCGCAAGGCCCGGCGACCTCGACCTCTCCATCGAGGCCTCGCGCATCGAAGGCCGCGTCCCGGCCGCGCTGACGAGGGGACGCCTGCTGTCGAACGGACCGGGGTGGACGAAGGTCGGTGACCGCCTCGCGCATCCCTTCGACGGGCACGGCTACGTACGCGCGTTCTCGTTCGAAGCCGACGGCTCGGTGCGCCTTCGCGCTCGCTTCGTGGATACGCCGACGTACCGCGAGGAGCTCTCCGCGGGCCGTCTCGTGCGCCGCGGGCTAGGCACCAACCCGAGCCCGCACTTTTGGAAGAACATCGTGGCTACGCGCGCCCGCAACGTCGCCAACACCACCGTGCAGCGGTGGAGCGGCAAACTCCTCGCGGCGTGGGAAGGCGGCGCGCCGTACAGCTTGGACGCGGACTCCCTCGAAACGCACGGAGAGGAGACGTTCGGCGGCGTCATCGCCGGCCAGGCCACACTGGCGCATATGAAGCTCGACGAGGCGATGAAGCGGCTCGTCACCTGCAGCGTGAAGCTCGGACGCACGACGTCGCTCACGTTTCGCGAGTTCGACGAGGCTGGCAAACTCGTTCACACGCGCGACGTGGATTTGCCGTCGTCACTCTTCATCCACGACTTCGTCATCACGCCACACTGGTACGGCCTGTTCAGCAACCTGCTGAGCATGAAATTTGGCACGCTTGGGCGTGTCTTGCTCGGTGGCGCCACGCTCGTCGAGGCCATCACGACCGACCTCGAGGCGCCCGGCGCTCTCTACCTCGTACCGCGAACCAGTGACGCGCCGCTGCGCACCGTGACCCTGCCTGATCGCGCCTTCGCGGTGCACTACGGTAACGCTTTCGAGCGTGATGGTGCCGTGTACCTCGACGCGTGCCTGTCGCCGGACATCGACTTCGCCTCGGCTTTCGGCTTTCAGGGACCGACCGTGCCGATCGATCCCGCAAGGCCCGACGCTGACGAGCCGGGGCGGCTCTTCCGTGTGGTCGTACAGGACGGCGCCGATAGAGGTACATGGACGCAGCTCGCACCGCATGGCCTCGACTTCCCTCGCGTGCATCCCGCGCATGACGGCCGCGAGACGCCCGTGCTCTTCGGCGCCGCGCGCGCCGCCCTGAAACACGGCGCGCCCTTCGACTCGGTGGTCCGTAAGGATCTGATGGACTTGGAGCGCCCCGCCGACGTGTGGACCGCGCCGGAGAACGTCTTCGTGGGCGAGCCCATCTTCGCGCCCGCGGCCGAGCGCGAAGACGAGGGGCACCTGCTGGCGATGTTGTACGACGGACTTCGCGAAGTGAGCACGCTCGCAATCTTCGACGCGAAGTCTCTTTCAAGCGGCCCCGTCGCGCGCATTCCGATGCCACTCATGCCCTACGCCTTCCACGGTGCGTGGGACGAACCCGCCGGCTCGTGA
- a CDS encoding DinB family protein: MTNEVRDYLSRQFETAWALTSFHLNGLATEECLWRPAQKGLHVHQTPDGRWRADWPDREDYDIGPSSIAWLTWHLGFWWSMVLNHSFGDGTLSRENVMWPGTADGVREWISQLQTQWRAVLEQVTDEDLRSAQRTRWPLQDRPFGDVVAWVNIELTKNAAEIGYARFLYAVRAG; the protein is encoded by the coding sequence ATGACCAACGAAGTTCGTGACTACTTGAGCCGGCAGTTCGAAACGGCGTGGGCGCTCACCAGCTTCCACCTCAACGGCCTCGCCACCGAGGAGTGTTTGTGGCGCCCTGCCCAGAAGGGACTGCACGTGCACCAGACCCCCGATGGAAGGTGGCGCGCCGATTGGCCGGATCGCGAGGACTATGACATTGGTCCGTCGAGCATCGCGTGGCTGACGTGGCACCTCGGCTTCTGGTGGTCCATGGTGCTCAACCACTCATTCGGCGACGGGACGCTCTCACGCGAGAACGTGATGTGGCCTGGCACCGCCGACGGCGTACGCGAGTGGATCAGCCAGCTACAGACACAGTGGCGAGCGGTGCTCGAGCAGGTCACTGACGAGGACCTGCGATCGGCACAGCGGACACGATGGCCCTTGCAGGACCGTCCGTTCGGCGACGTCGTCGCATGGGTCAATATCGAGCTCACGAAGAACGCCGCCGAGATCGGCTACGCGCGCTTCCTCTACGCCGTCCGCGCCGGCTGA
- a CDS encoding DUF4214 domain-containing protein, whose protein sequence is MSRFNWLSLFVAGVLLFLPASEARAFDYGVNLHPKHVATVAQAQQTALVLSQRKVRVVRLDVSPFSDISWLTQVVTAFKDKGITVEAMLYDPKVNTAVCGTQATEQEAYNATYAIVNQMKSLIRDWEIQNERQLKIAPASSAMDASPYQNDCGYREAAVNRGMSRAIRDVRASSGVPLRIILGFIGRGYGFLDFMLAQGVQFDVVGYHIYPWYEQTSLDTDPWFGTGGLFANMARFNRPVRINEFNCAEVYSGDPNTPYGDRADYENQAGQPVTERCFQSINKHLRIILAQTKVALEGVTFYQLLDQPELPWEAERRFGLMYDINTPKVQLMLVSAFAGGSLTTSERSQVTSRGLLTDAEINANQAGSTGGPTAAALTHFDYVAYLYRFIHGRDADASGQSYWTGRLEAGSATRIQVQVAFYNSTESLTRRNANNYTPAPSTNTLSHTDFVKYAYIVLLGRDADASGLNAYVNALQTGATRADVIRALMTSSEYRTRHGL, encoded by the coding sequence ATGAGTCGATTCAACTGGCTGTCGCTGTTCGTCGCGGGGGTGCTGCTCTTCCTCCCCGCGTCGGAAGCGCGAGCCTTCGATTACGGGGTGAACCTCCATCCGAAACACGTCGCCACGGTCGCGCAGGCCCAACAGACGGCGCTGGTGCTGAGCCAGCGGAAGGTGCGCGTGGTGCGGCTGGACGTGTCGCCGTTCTCGGACATCTCGTGGCTCACGCAGGTGGTGACGGCCTTCAAGGACAAGGGCATCACCGTGGAGGCGATGCTCTATGATCCCAAGGTGAACACCGCGGTATGCGGGACCCAGGCCACCGAGCAGGAGGCGTACAACGCGACCTACGCCATCGTGAACCAGATGAAGTCGCTCATCCGGGACTGGGAGATCCAGAACGAGCGGCAGCTCAAGATCGCGCCGGCCTCATCCGCCATGGACGCATCGCCCTACCAGAATGACTGTGGCTACCGGGAGGCCGCGGTGAACCGGGGCATGTCGCGCGCCATCCGGGACGTGCGGGCGAGCTCTGGCGTGCCCCTGCGCATCATCCTGGGCTTCATCGGCCGGGGGTACGGCTTCCTGGACTTCATGCTCGCGCAGGGCGTGCAGTTCGACGTCGTGGGCTACCACATCTATCCCTGGTACGAGCAGACCAGCCTGGACACGGACCCGTGGTTCGGCACGGGCGGCCTCTTCGCGAACATGGCGCGGTTCAACCGCCCGGTGCGCATCAACGAGTTCAACTGCGCGGAGGTCTACTCGGGAGACCCGAACACGCCCTATGGCGACCGGGCGGACTACGAGAACCAGGCGGGCCAACCGGTGACGGAGCGGTGCTTCCAGAGCATCAACAAGCACCTGCGCATCATCCTGGCGCAGACGAAGGTCGCCCTGGAGGGCGTGACCTTCTACCAGCTGCTGGATCAGCCGGAGCTGCCGTGGGAAGCGGAACGGCGCTTCGGGCTGATGTATGACATCAACACCCCCAAGGTGCAGCTCATGCTGGTGTCCGCCTTCGCCGGCGGGAGCCTCACCACCTCCGAGCGGAGCCAGGTGACGAGCCGGGGCCTGCTGACGGACGCGGAGATCAACGCGAACCAGGCGGGAAGCACGGGAGGGCCCACGGCGGCGGCGCTGACGCATTTCGACTACGTGGCCTATCTCTACCGGTTCATCCATGGCCGGGACGCGGACGCGTCGGGCCAGTCATACTGGACCGGCAGGCTGGAGGCCGGCTCCGCCACGCGAATCCAGGTGCAGGTCGCGTTCTACAACTCCACCGAGTCGCTCACCCGGCGCAACGCGAACAACTACACGCCCGCGCCTTCGACGAACACGCTGTCCCATACGGACTTCGTCAAGTACGCGTACATCGTGCTGCTCGGCCGGGACGCGGATGCGTCGGGACTGAACGCCTACGTCAACGCGCTGCAGACGGGGGCGACGCGGGCGGACGTCATCCGGGCCCTCATGACCAGCAGCGAGTACCGGACGCGCCACGGCCTGTAA
- a CDS encoding MarR family winged helix-turn-helix transcriptional regulator, whose amino-acid sequence MSTSDDPLEVVHQAITLLSRNSSVRATNTFRGLSFVSYSMLAFISRSPEPTASEIAERFGLEKSTVSRQLAELEEEGLLHRAPSRSTPRMKTLSLTALGLERMSEIHAYQRALLEERFRQWPKKDVTQFSRLLWRFVSEVDTTSSSLNRPPQAGRKRAAANPPSKGRRKTAHDQASR is encoded by the coding sequence GTGTCGACCTCCGACGATCCTCTCGAAGTGGTGCACCAGGCGATAACCCTGCTGTCGCGCAATTCGAGTGTGCGGGCGACCAACACGTTCCGCGGCCTGTCGTTCGTTAGCTACTCGATGCTGGCGTTCATCAGCCGCTCGCCGGAGCCGACGGCCTCGGAAATCGCGGAGCGGTTCGGGCTCGAGAAGTCGACCGTCAGCCGCCAACTCGCCGAGCTGGAGGAGGAAGGACTGCTCCACCGTGCGCCGAGCCGCTCCACTCCGCGGATGAAGACGCTCTCGCTCACCGCGCTCGGCCTCGAGCGGATGAGTGAAATCCATGCATATCAGCGCGCCTTGCTCGAGGAGCGGTTCCGTCAATGGCCCAAGAAGGACGTCACGCAGTTCAGTCGACTTCTCTGGCGCTTCGTCTCGGAGGTGGACACGACCTCGAGCTCGCTGAACCGACCACCGCAGGCTGGGCGCAAGCGCGCCGCCGCAAATCCTCCCTCGAAGGGACGAAGGAAGACCGCTCATGATCAAGCTTCAAGATGA
- a CDS encoding Ig-like domain-containing protein encodes MLERRTRLIAYTAFLLALAGCPAPAPKEIAPTREGLDAYARRLYDLAEASDQGQADALDAELRRTFHFLGVPVVDSRQLPADELTQRLESPHPPAVDFELQLLAQGLRSGVVVSLESLLLELGDQGFKTRDPSASLTPEHLIEKLSPLVEKGDYTQAERPLALILALGRERARRSGVPPTNAVFGDDVLDPLQLTLFMRQVLPIYAAARAGTTQGKLQSQRSAAVLQEIVLEKVIESVPGLADAFAKGGVNLVKMAVMLYGSKLYLSATPTKLWHQRPGADSVSTLTATVEYTWYPYDLGIMNYLQSLGITLPDKGPLPGKTINWAYDKDTLGQHGELTSFAPRTDAKGQASAQFTVTTFEDTPEEGWIADNIKTAATGFVRIQSHGLVQELEKLEAEFRFITDGGLKGKTHNEVQLEILEYHRLPLLSGTITITEEQDLDSYTRYDAPDDSLHTETSSMVKKRFTQHLTLEDVAINNSHVTVSSSAEFSSLVEGNGHSWGVENCLDEPPGPFTRYTEQGYSISGSSTEPVEVDIAPIDGDVEKPDAVEFLSMGFETSHVWASGMGKAREYGNRPCKSGGPFDTSFEFPVMEDWSNYSVALIIPRYPVSPVTFQGSTALALPTLPPGLRWTRTATWDLSLRP; translated from the coding sequence ATGTTGGAACGTAGAACCAGATTGATTGCCTACACGGCGTTTCTGTTGGCCCTCGCGGGATGCCCTGCCCCGGCGCCGAAGGAGATCGCGCCGACGCGGGAAGGGCTCGATGCGTACGCCCGGAGGCTCTACGACCTGGCCGAGGCCTCGGACCAGGGGCAAGCCGACGCGCTGGACGCGGAGCTCCGCCGGACCTTCCACTTCCTCGGCGTCCCGGTCGTCGACAGCCGCCAGCTCCCGGCCGACGAGCTGACCCAGCGGTTGGAGTCTCCCCATCCCCCCGCGGTCGACTTCGAGCTCCAGCTCCTCGCCCAGGGCTTGCGCTCCGGCGTGGTCGTGAGCCTCGAGTCGTTGCTGTTGGAGCTCGGGGACCAGGGCTTCAAGACCCGGGATCCCTCCGCCAGCCTCACGCCGGAGCACCTCATCGAGAAGCTGTCACCGCTGGTCGAGAAGGGTGACTACACCCAGGCCGAACGTCCGCTGGCGCTGATCCTGGCGCTGGGGCGCGAGCGCGCGCGCCGCTCGGGCGTTCCGCCGACGAACGCCGTGTTCGGGGATGACGTTCTGGATCCGCTCCAGCTCACGCTGTTCATGCGACAGGTCCTCCCGATCTACGCGGCGGCCCGTGCCGGGACCACCCAGGGCAAGCTCCAGAGCCAGCGGTCCGCCGCCGTGCTCCAGGAGATCGTGCTGGAGAAGGTCATCGAAAGTGTACCCGGCCTCGCGGATGCATTCGCGAAGGGCGGGGTCAACCTGGTCAAGATGGCCGTCATGCTCTACGGATCCAAACTCTATCTGAGTGCGACACCCACGAAGCTGTGGCACCAGCGGCCCGGCGCGGACTCCGTCAGCACGCTCACCGCTACCGTCGAGTACACCTGGTACCCCTACGACCTCGGCATCATGAATTACTTGCAGTCACTAGGCATCACGCTCCCCGACAAGGGGCCCCTGCCGGGCAAAACCATCAATTGGGCGTACGACAAGGACACGCTGGGACAGCACGGAGAGCTGACTTCATTCGCGCCCCGGACGGATGCCAAAGGTCAAGCCTCCGCCCAGTTCACCGTCACCACGTTCGAGGACACGCCGGAGGAGGGATGGATTGCCGACAACATCAAGACCGCGGCGACTGGCTTCGTCCGCATCCAGAGTCACGGGCTCGTCCAGGAGCTCGAGAAGCTCGAAGCCGAATTCCGTTTCATAACGGATGGAGGCCTCAAGGGGAAGACGCACAACGAGGTCCAGCTCGAGATCCTCGAATACCACCGCCTGCCCCTCTTGAGCGGAACCATCACCATCACCGAGGAGCAGGACCTCGACAGCTACACGCGCTACGACGCGCCGGACGACTCGCTGCACACCGAGACCAGCAGCATGGTCAAGAAACGGTTCACCCAGCACCTCACCCTGGAGGATGTCGCCATCAACAATTCCCATGTCACCGTGAGCTCCAGCGCGGAGTTCAGCTCGCTCGTGGAGGGCAATGGCCACTCGTGGGGCGTGGAGAATTGCCTGGACGAGCCCCCAGGCCCCTTCACGCGCTACACAGAGCAGGGGTACTCCATCTCGGGCTCCTCGACCGAGCCGGTAGAGGTCGACATCGCTCCCATCGATGGGGACGTCGAGAAGCCGGACGCCGTGGAGTTCCTCTCCATGGGATTCGAAACGAGCCACGTCTGGGCTTCTGGCATGGGGAAGGCCCGCGAGTATGGGAATAGGCCCTGCAAGAGCGGAGGCCCCTTCGACACCAGCTTCGAGTTCCCGGTCATGGAGGACTGGAGCAACTATTCAGTGGCTCTCATCATCCCGCGCTACCCGGTGAGCCCGGTCACCTTCCAGGGCAGCACAGCGCTGGCCCTCCCGACCCTCCCGCCCGGCCTGCGGTGGACGCGCACGGCCACCTGGGACCTGAGCCTGCGCCCCTGA
- a CDS encoding LamG domain-containing protein, with product MVPPVRTWPPPRTLSRFLVPLLGLVLSATEAAAATRPSLVNTRISTPFGSNGHSSTLDGRVFIGNVGEDHATTTTTWRARVFRPEAVTYDAEGKPGFSSAFSPGKTIQVKNGENALAFCFTNPAQPYTLSSGVAVYQPFIFDSMMFNGPNRFRRRTTDIRVSQPFTAQAEIASFSTGTLEELKTVSGAPIMGIEPTMTSDGRLFLFQGGPNNDGAIDHLMYSYNPTPCAATGWSTPRPLSMMFNDPNPGLKRYPLAWQRMKAATGEDFGDTVAGGNLIRAAYPWVDHEGRNVLYAAVGFTGAAGGRREAMSLIGADTGWIAHHIDGSINTDRQDIAHLFYSGPMWNFEQERAPEQNFPPGSSNETRFLPVTKTHDVLALFGSNTADYNEVDLGELLNPFQMLFLPMNEMVTRAGTYDLTRTPDGAGRFYTGTLVGTAQISEKNDVTQPSSGSLWEPHGKGKALVLAGGGAATVNLTDPSSTVPGVGALVRGFTVQLAIRPDAAINQGCTGNPYRYLLAKPGGLDLIYEANGAVHMSFVINGQRVRLGFSQPLPKGVWTHLAYTWDGVTGQFGEYINGKATGRALPTAPGSLRLGTGTLFIGAGSNLDTQSCPANGEGSFKGAIDEVRFFTNARSNRSICLTTLGADCKEAAIQEEPTGGQFVMNQQHPACNSVSALGSQACAVSLHRVCAQRGADDALSSASNFYETLQQVIGNRPPISLLGVPASATSTEVNVACAPIQHESLGVTFEELARRHAGCTDERFSQSTDCTAAAHRWCQGLGWTTGQIFEMTSRPWVGCFNSGLLQDVPRSELGPASNAGNITSGESRLEVSKWCQSRGYGAGVIQEVPSTTTVHVHCFKPAVTQTWKFVP from the coding sequence ATGGTCCCACCCGTCCGTACCTGGCCCCCTCCGCGCACGCTGTCGCGCTTCCTCGTGCCCCTGCTCGGACTCGTCCTGTCCGCCACGGAGGCCGCCGCGGCGACGCGGCCCTCGCTGGTGAATACGCGCATCTCGACGCCCTTCGGCTCCAACGGCCACTCCTCGACCCTGGATGGCCGGGTCTTCATCGGCAACGTGGGGGAGGATCACGCGACGACGACCACCACCTGGAGGGCCCGGGTGTTCCGGCCCGAGGCGGTGACCTACGACGCCGAAGGGAAGCCGGGCTTTTCGAGTGCCTTCTCTCCCGGGAAGACGATCCAGGTGAAGAACGGGGAGAATGCGCTGGCCTTCTGCTTCACCAACCCGGCGCAGCCCTACACGCTCAGCAGCGGCGTCGCCGTCTACCAGCCGTTCATCTTCGACTCGATGATGTTCAACGGCCCGAACCGCTTCCGCCGCCGCACCACGGATATCCGGGTCAGCCAGCCCTTCACGGCCCAGGCGGAGATCGCCTCGTTCTCCACGGGGACGCTGGAGGAGCTGAAGACCGTCTCGGGTGCCCCCATCATGGGCATCGAGCCGACGATGACCTCCGACGGGCGGCTGTTCCTCTTCCAGGGCGGCCCCAACAACGACGGCGCCATCGATCACCTGATGTACAGCTACAACCCCACCCCCTGTGCCGCCACGGGTTGGAGCACTCCCCGGCCCCTGTCGATGATGTTCAACGACCCCAACCCGGGTCTCAAGCGCTACCCGCTGGCCTGGCAGCGGATGAAGGCGGCCACCGGCGAGGACTTCGGTGACACCGTGGCGGGCGGCAACCTGATCCGCGCCGCCTATCCCTGGGTGGATCACGAGGGCCGCAACGTCCTTTACGCCGCCGTCGGGTTCACCGGAGCCGCGGGCGGGCGTCGCGAGGCGATGAGCCTGATTGGCGCGGACACGGGGTGGATCGCCCATCACATCGACGGGAGCATCAACACCGACCGGCAGGACATCGCGCACCTCTTCTACTCGGGTCCCATGTGGAACTTCGAGCAGGAGCGCGCTCCCGAGCAGAACTTCCCGCCGGGCTCGAGCAACGAGACCCGCTTCCTCCCCGTCACCAAGACGCACGACGTGCTCGCGCTCTTCGGGAGCAACACGGCGGACTACAACGAGGTCGATCTGGGAGAGCTGCTCAATCCCTTCCAGATGCTCTTCCTGCCCATGAACGAGATGGTCACCCGGGCCGGAACGTATGACCTGACGCGCACGCCCGATGGCGCGGGCCGCTTCTACACGGGCACACTCGTGGGCACGGCGCAGATCTCCGAGAAGAACGACGTGACGCAGCCGTCCTCGGGCTCCCTGTGGGAGCCGCACGGCAAGGGCAAGGCCCTGGTGCTCGCCGGCGGAGGCGCCGCCACCGTGAACCTGACCGACCCAAGCAGCACCGTTCCCGGTGTCGGGGCGCTCGTGCGCGGCTTCACCGTGCAGCTCGCCATCCGTCCGGACGCCGCCATCAACCAGGGGTGCACGGGCAATCCCTACCGCTACCTCCTGGCGAAGCCCGGCGGCCTGGATCTCATCTACGAGGCGAATGGCGCGGTGCACATGTCGTTCGTGATCAACGGGCAGCGCGTTCGTCTGGGGTTCAGTCAGCCGCTTCCCAAGGGCGTGTGGACGCACCTGGCCTACACCTGGGATGGCGTCACCGGACAGTTCGGCGAGTACATCAACGGCAAGGCCACGGGGCGCGCGCTGCCCACCGCCCCCGGCTCCTTGCGGTTGGGCACGGGCACGCTCTTCATCGGCGCGGGCTCGAACCTGGACACCCAGAGCTGCCCGGCCAACGGGGAGGGCTCGTTCAAGGGCGCCATCGACGAGGTGCGCTTCTTCACCAACGCGCGCTCCAACCGCAGCATCTGCCTGACGACGCTGGGCGCGGACTGCAAGGAGGCCGCCATCCAGGAAGAGCCCACCGGGGGCCAGTTCGTCATGAATCAGCAGCACCCCGCGTGCAACAGCGTTTCGGCGCTGGGCTCGCAGGCATGCGCCGTGTCACTGCACCGTGTCTGCGCGCAGCGCGGGGCCGACGACGCGCTGAGCAGCGCCTCGAACTTCTACGAGACCCTCCAGCAGGTCATCGGCAACCGTCCGCCCATCTCCCTGCTGGGCGTTCCCGCCTCCGCCACCAGCACGGAGGTCAACGTGGCCTGCGCTCCCATCCAGCACGAGAGCCTGGGAGTGACCTTCGAGGAGCTGGCGCGCCGTCACGCGGGATGCACGGATGAGCGGTTCTCCCAGTCCACCGACTGCACCGCCGCCGCCCACCGGTGGTGCCAGGGCCTGGGTTGGACGACCGGGCAGATCTTCGAGATGACCTCCCGGCCCTGGGTGGGCTGCTTCAATTCGGGGCTCCTTCAGGATGTTCCCCGCTCGGAGCTCGGGCCCGCCTCCAACGCGGGCAACATCACCTCCGGGGAGTCGCGGCTGGAGGTCAGCAAGTGGTGCCAGTCGCGCGGCTACGGGGCGGGGGTCATCCAGGAGGTGCCCAGCACCACCACTGTCCACGTCCACTGCTTCAAGCCCGCGGTGACCCAGACGTGGAAGTTCGTTCCCTGA
- a CDS encoding ion transporter, with protein sequence MTHPSEQSPPAGARARLHEVIFESHTPAGKAFDVALLCAILLSVLAVMLESVAPIRVRYGEAIRFAEWVFTALFTVEYGLRLLSVRRPLLYASSFFGLVDLLALLPTYLSVMLPGAQSLLVVRVIRLLRVFRVLKLVSFLGQAEVLLTALRASRPKITVFLGAVLSTVVIMGSVMYLVEGEKNGFDSIPRGMYWAIVTMTTVGFGDITPKTVPGQFIASVLMILGYGVLAVPTGIVSVELAAASRKGLNPEACPGCGAEGHDVDAVHCKYCGTRL encoded by the coding sequence GTGACGCACCCCTCCGAACAGAGTCCTCCCGCTGGAGCCCGCGCCCGGCTTCATGAGGTCATCTTCGAGTCCCACACCCCGGCGGGGAAGGCGTTCGACGTGGCGCTGCTGTGCGCCATCCTCCTCAGCGTCCTGGCGGTGATGTTGGAGAGCGTGGCGCCCATCCGCGTGCGGTACGGGGAGGCCATCCGCTTCGCGGAGTGGGTCTTCACGGCCCTCTTCACCGTGGAGTACGGGCTGCGGCTCCTGTCCGTGAGGCGCCCGCTGCTCTACGCGTCCAGCTTCTTTGGTCTGGTGGATCTGCTGGCCCTCCTGCCCACCTACCTGAGCGTGATGCTGCCCGGGGCCCAGTCGCTGCTGGTGGTCCGCGTGATCCGCCTGTTGCGCGTCTTCCGCGTGCTCAAGCTGGTGAGCTTCCTCGGGCAGGCGGAGGTGCTCCTCACCGCCCTGCGCGCGAGCCGTCCGAAGATCACCGTCTTCCTCGGCGCGGTGCTGAGCACGGTCGTCATCATGGGCTCGGTGATGTACCTGGTGGAGGGCGAGAAGAACGGCTTCGACAGCATCCCGCGCGGGATGTACTGGGCCATCGTCACCATGACGACGGTGGGCTTCGGCGACATCACGCCCAAGACGGTCCCCGGGCAATTCATCGCGTCGGTGCTGATGATCCTGGGCTACGGAGTCCTCGCGGTCCCCACCGGCATCGTGTCGGTGGAGCTCGCGGCCGCCAGCCGGAAGGGACTCAACCCCGAGGCCTGCCCCGGTTGTGGTGCCGAGGGCCATGACGTGGACGCGGTGCACTGCAAGTACTGTGGCACTCGCCTCTGA